CAGGTCGACGCGCTGGAGGCGAAGCTCGCCGCGCTCGGCAACCGCGGTGGCGCCGCGATGCCGAAGGGCCCGATGCCGCAGGGCGCGAAGATGCGCAGCGTGCAGCGCGTCATCAAGCGCCGCTGACCCCGTACCCGAAGAGAAGGCCCCGACCAGGCAGGTCGGGGCCTTTTTCGGCCTCAGCGCATCCGGATGACGACGGTCCCGGTGAGGCGGTCGAGCCAGCTGCGGCCGTCGGCGTTGCGGATCGCGGCCGGAATGATCACGAACGTGAGCGCGGCGCGGACGATCGCCCTTGGGACCCCGACCATCCCGGCGCCGTCCAGGCGGGCGACGCGGATGCCGGTCACGAACATGCCCGGGGTGAACCCGAAGAACGAGACCGGGACGACCGTGATGATCGCCCACACGGCGACAGCCCACAGGTTGTAGGACTGCATCGCGGCGGTGTCCTGCAGGTCGGGGCGCACGAAGAGGGAGGTCAGCAGGGACGCGGCGACCAGGTCGACGACCAGGCCGAGCAGGCGCGCGCCGCCACCGGCCACGGCGCCGACCCCCTGCTCGGGAAGGCCGAGGCGTTCCCCTCGCCAGCGCGGGGGCTCCTCGGCGCCGAGCCGAGGTGCGGACAACCACTCACCGGTCCATCTCGCCACCCGACCAGGGTATGCCGGTGGCGTGCGCCACGTCCGCCCTGGTCTGCTGGGGGGTATCGCCCAACCCGTTAACCTCCGCGAAACATACGGGTGACGGTCGGGCAACACCGCGCTCTTAGCGTGAGCCGAAGAGAGTACTGCCCCCGGCAATGCGTATGAAGGAGTTACAGAGGGTGTCCACTACTCCAGACGATATCCAGCGTCTCATCGCAGATGAGGACGTGCAGTTCGTTGACGTCAGGTTCTGTGATCTGCCGGGTGTGATGCAGCACTTCACCGTCCCTGCGAAGGCGTTCGACGCGGACGCGTTCGAAGAGGGCCTGGCCTTCGACGGCTCCTCGGTGCGCGGCTTCCAGTCGATCCACGAGTCCGACATGCTGCTGCTGCCCGACCCGGAGACCGCGCGGATCGACCCGTTCCGCAAGGAGAAGACCCTCTCCATCAACTTCTTCGTGCACGACCCGTTCACCCGTGAGGCGTACAGCCGGGACCCGCGCAACATCGCGCGCAAGGCCGAGCAGTACATCGCCGAGTCCGGCGTCGCCGACACCGTGTTCTTCGGCCCGGAGGCCGAGTTCTACGTGTTCGACTCGGTGCGCTTCGACTCGCGCGAGAACGGCTCCTTCCACGAGATCGACTCGGTCGAGGGCTGGTGGAACACCGGCCGCGACGAAGAGGGCGGCAACCGCGGTTACAAGACCCGCTTCAAGGGCGGCTACTTCCCCGTCCCGCCGGTCGACCACTTCGCCGACCTGCGTGACGAGATCAGCCAGAAGCTGATCAACTCCGGCTTCACCCTCGAGCGCGCGCACCACGAGGTGGGCACCGCGGGCCAGGCCGAGATCAACTACAAGTTCAACACGCTGCTGCACGCTGCGGACGACCTGCAGCTGTTCAAGTACATCGTGAAGAACACCGCGTGGAACGCCGGCAAGACCGCGACCTTCATGCCGAAGCCGCTGTTCGGTGACAACGGTTCGGGCATGCACTGCCACCAGTCGCTGTGGAAGGACGGCCAGCCGCTGTTCTACGACGAGTCCGGTTACGCCGGCCTGTCGGACATGGCGCGCCACTACATCGGCGGCATCCTGGCCCACGCCCCGTCGCTGCTGGCCTTCACCAACCCGACGGTGAACTCCTACCACCGCCTGGTGCCGGGCTTCGAGGCGCCGGTCAGCCTGGTGTACTCGCAGCGCAACCGCTCGGCGTGCGTCCGGATCCCGATCACCGGGTCCAACGCCAAGGCCAAGCGCATCGAGTTCCGGTGCCCGGACTCGTCCGGCAACCCGTACCTCGCGTTCGCCGCGATGATGATGGCCGGCCTGGACGGCATCAAGAACAAGATCGAGCCGCCGGAGCCGATCGACAAGGACCTGTACGAGCTTCCGCCGGAGGAGGCCAAGGACGTCAAGCAGGTCCCGGCGACCCTCGACGAGGTGCTGAACAACCTCGAGGCCGACCACGACTTCCTCACCGAGGGCGGCGTGTTCACCCCCGACGTCATCGAGACGTGGATCTCGCTCAAGCGCGAGACCGAGATCGACCCGCTGCGGCTGCGTCCGCACCCGTACGAGTTCGCGCTGTACTACGACGTGTGATCCGTACTGGGTAGAAACACCCTGAGCGCGCCGGCGGCGAGGAGCGGAAAACGCCCTCGCCGTCGGCGTTCTTTATTTCCGTGGCCGGTATCCCTGCTTGGCCAGCTGGATCTGCCCGTACACGCGCGCGCAGCTCGGCGTTCGGCGTGGACCGGGTCGACAGCTGGTCCCGTTCGTCGGGCAGGTCGACCGGCACGTCTTCGAGCACGACGGTGGGCCGGTTGGACAGCACCAGCACCCGGCGGCCGAGGTAGATCGCCTCGTCGATGTCGTGCGTGACGAACAGGATGGTCACGCCGAGCCGAGTTCGGCGCGGGTCTGCGCGTCAACCGCGGCGAACGGCTCGTCCATCAACGCGAGCGCAGGACCGGGACGCTGCCGACGATCACGCCGACGGCGATGTCCGGGAACGCCAGTTGTTACTGAAGCCGAACTGGAACCGCCCGCTCATCACACCGGGCACGATCGCCACGCCGCCCTGGGCGGTCTCCAGGCTCACGTCGAGGTGCTGCTCCTTGAAGAAGCAGCGGCGGGGGAACCGGTGCATGGGGACTCCTCAGGCGGCACCTCTGGGCGGCAGGGAACGCCAGGAGTCCGAGCACCACTAAGACGCCGGCCACGCGGTGAAGGAGGTTGGGCTACTCGGCGCCGAGGACCGACAGGTCGACCCCGGCGCGCTCGAAGCGTCCGCGCGGGTCCTCGACCAGCTTGCGGCGCTCGAGGTCCATCAGCCCGAGGGTGCTGGTGATCTCCGCGGACAGCGTGCCGTCGGCCTTGAGGATGTTGTTGGTCATCCGGAACGTCTTGCCGGTGCCGAACTTCGCCTCGCACGTCGCGTAGACGGTTTCGCCGCCGCGGATCTCGCGGCGGAAGACGATGTGCGACTCCAGCAGCACGGGCGACACGTTCTCCTCACGCAGCTTGCCGCCGCCGGCGAGCTCCATCGCCTCGATGCGCGCGACCTCGCCGTAGGAGTGGTACACCGCGTGGTTGAGGTGGCCGAGCGTGTCCAGCTCGTAGTGCCTGACCTTGATCTCCACCCGGAACGGTTCGCGCTCAGTCACGGATCCACTGTAAAGCGAGACCGAGCCGCCGCGGGCTGGGACGTTCGCCACGTCAGGCCTCGTAGAAAAGCCTCTCGACGACGGCGTGCGCCCGCCGGGTGGTGCGGCGGTAGGAGTCGAGGAACTCGCCCGGGTCGTCGTCGGCGCCCTGCCCAAGGATGCGCGCGACCGCGGCAAGGTCGCGGCCCGAGCTGGGCACCTGGTCGACGGCCTTGCCGCGGACCAGCATCGCGGCGTTGCGCACCCGGGTCGCGAGCAGCCAGGCCTCGGTGAGCGACGCGGTGTCCTCCGGCTCGGCCAGGCCCGCCTCGGCCAGCGCGGCGAGCGCTCGTGGGGTCGACGTGGTCCGCAGGTCCGGAACCTCGAACGCGTGCCGCAACTGGAAGAGCTGCACCGTCCACTCGACGTCGGCCAGCCCG
The window above is part of the Amycolatopsis thermoflava N1165 genome. Proteins encoded here:
- a CDS encoding RDD family protein, whose amino-acid sequence is MARWTGEWLSAPRLGAEEPPRWRGERLGLPEQGVGAVAGGGARLLGLVVDLVAASLLTSLFVRPDLQDTAAMQSYNLWAVAVWAIITVVPVSFFGFTPGMFVTGIRVARLDGAGMVGVPRAIVRAALTFVIIPAAIRNADGRSWLDRLTGTVVIRMR
- the glnA gene encoding type I glutamate--ammonia ligase, which gives rise to MSTTPDDIQRLIADEDVQFVDVRFCDLPGVMQHFTVPAKAFDADAFEEGLAFDGSSVRGFQSIHESDMLLLPDPETARIDPFRKEKTLSINFFVHDPFTREAYSRDPRNIARKAEQYIAESGVADTVFFGPEAEFYVFDSVRFDSRENGSFHEIDSVEGWWNTGRDEEGGNRGYKTRFKGGYFPVPPVDHFADLRDEISQKLINSGFTLERAHHEVGTAGQAEINYKFNTLLHAADDLQLFKYIVKNTAWNAGKTATFMPKPLFGDNGSGMHCHQSLWKDGQPLFYDESGYAGLSDMARHYIGGILAHAPSLLAFTNPTVNSYHRLVPGFEAPVSLVYSQRNRSACVRIPITGSNAKAKRIEFRCPDSSGNPYLAFAAMMMAGLDGIKNKIEPPEPIDKDLYELPPEEAKDVKQVPATLDEVLNNLEADHDFLTEGGVFTPDVIETWISLKRETEIDPLRLRPHPYEFALYYDV
- a CDS encoding acyl-CoA thioesterase; this translates as MTEREPFRVEIKVRHYELDTLGHLNHAVYHSYGEVARIEAMELAGGGKLREENVSPVLLESHIVFRREIRGGETVYATCEAKFGTGKTFRMTNNILKADGTLSAEITSTLGLMDLERRKLVEDPRGRFERAGVDLSVLGAE